One genomic region from Quercus robur chromosome 4, dhQueRobu3.1, whole genome shotgun sequence encodes:
- the LOC126723831 gene encoding putative disease resistance RPP13-like protein 1, which yields MSVIAEAALAGFFQVLFDKLTSPELWKIFQQEKVDADLKKWAITLRNIRKVLADAEEKQMTDEFVKSWLAELQDLAYDADDILDEFATEALRRELNAEEASTSTVIIKFINDCVGSDRDFVTLMRSKIEDIDTRLQKIVKDKKDLELKENSGGRTITTRSWPPSTSLVNESRTYGRDEDKKKIVKLLLESSDAQLSVIPIVGMGGLGKTTLAQLVYRDNEVSNYFDLKAWVCVSEDFDNLRLTKEILHSFTSKPWDNNSTLDSLQVELEEKLSTKKFLLILDDVWNEDYVLWTELRKPFESGALGSKIVVTTRNFGVTSTMGTTLPYKLEELSHDACLRVFTHHALDATDFSKYPELKEFGQKIVNKCKGVPLAAKVLGGLLRTARNRNEWENVLNSKILDIPEEKGKIFSVLKLSYNYLPSHLKRCFAYCSLFPKDDEFEEKDLVLLWMAEGLV from the coding sequence ATGTCGGTAATTGCAGAAGCCGCTCTAGCCGGTTTTTTTCAGGTGTTGTTTGACAAGTTAACTTCCCCTGAATTGTGGAAGATCTTTCAGCAAGAGAAAGTTGATGCTGATCTCAAGAAGTGGGCAATAACGCTGCGGAACATCCGTAAAGTTCTGGCTGATGCCGAAGAGAAGCAGATGACAGACGAGTTTGTGAAGAGCTGGCTGGCTGAGCTGCAAGACTTGGCTTATGATGCGGATGACATTTTGGACGAGTTTGCTACTGAAGCTTTGCGACGTGAGCTGAATGCAGAAGAAGCCAGCACAAGTACGGTAATAATAAAGTTCATCAATGATTGTGTTGGTTCAGATCGAGATTTTGTTACGTTGATGCGGTCCAAGATTGAAGATATTGATACACGACTgcaaaaaatagtgaaagatAAGAAAGATCTGGAGTTGAAAGAAAATAGTGGGGGAAGGACTATAACAACAAGATCATGGCCGCCCTCGACTTCTCTGGTGAATGAAAGTCGTACTTATGGCAGAGatgaagataaaaagaaaattgtcaAGTTGTTGCTCGAATCAAGTGATGCTCAACTCTCTGTGATTCCCATAGTTGGTATGGGTGGACTGGGGAAGACGACTCTTGCCCAGCTAGTCTACAGAGACAACGAAGTGAGCaattattttgatttgaaagCATGGGTTTGCGTGTCTGAAGATTTTGACAATCTAAGGTTGACAAAAGAAATTCTACACTCTTTCACTTCTAAACCTTGGGATAATAATAGTACTTTAGATTCACTACAAGTCGAACTGGAGGAGAAATTATCCACGAAGAAGTTCTTGCTTATCTTGGATGACGTTTGGAATGAAGACTACGTATTGTGGACTGAACTACGCAAGCCTTTTGAATCTGGGGCTCTAGGAAGTAAAATAGTTGTCACGACTCGGAACTTTGGTGTTACATCAACGATGGGTACTACTCTACCGTACAAGTTGGAAGAGTTGTCACATGATGCTTGTTTGCGTGTATTTACCCACCACGCATTAGATGCAACAGATTTTAGTAAGTATCCAGAACTTAAAGAATTTGGTCAAAAAATTGTGAATAAGTGCAAGGGAGTACCTTTGGCAGCAAAAGTACTAGGCGGCCTTTTACGCACGGCACGCAATCGCAATGAGTGGGAAAATGTGTTAAATAGCAAGATCTTGGATATTCCTGAAGAAAAAGGCAAGATTTTTTCCGTTCTTAAATTAAGCTACAACTATCTCCCTTCTCATTTGAAGAGGTGCTTTGCCTATTGTTCACTATTTCCAAAGGATGATGAATTTGAGGAGAAAGATCTGGTCTTGTTATGGATGGCTGAAGGTTTGGtttaa